In one window of Chryseobacterium sp. JV274 DNA:
- a CDS encoding VOC family protein: MNINDIYVNLPVKDVQKTREFWTDLGFSINEQFSNDKAICVVMKKDHIYTMFLKEEFFQTFTNRPFAKGDTTQVLLAIGVNSREEVDQMVKTAIGNGGSKYGEPVDYGWMYQSSFADINGHQWEVMHGDVSQMPAE, translated from the coding sequence ATGAATATTAATGATATTTACGTCAATTTACCCGTAAAAGACGTACAAAAAACCAGAGAATTCTGGACAGATCTTGGCTTTTCTATCAATGAACAGTTTTCAAACGATAAGGCAATATGTGTAGTAATGAAGAAAGATCATATTTACACGATGTTTCTGAAAGAGGAATTTTTCCAAACCTTTACCAACAGGCCTTTTGCTAAAGGAGATACCACACAGGTACTTCTTGCCATTGGGGTGAACAGCCGGGAAGAAGTAGATCAAATGGTAAAAACAGCCATTGGAAACGGAGGCTCAAAATATGGTGAGCCTGTAGATTACGGATGGATGTATCAAAGCAGTTTTGCTGATATCAATGGCCATCAGTGGGAAGTAATGCATGGAGATGTATCTCAGATGCCTGCAGAATAA
- a CDS encoding VOC family protein, with product MKVNQIYVNLPVKDVQKTKEFWTKVGFSINEQFSDDKATCVVLNDTIYVMFLQEDYFMTFTNKPVAKENTSQVLVAVGLNSREEVDKVVNTAVDNGAWQHEEPQDYGWMYQNSFWDLDGHGWNITFADLSQMPTE from the coding sequence ATGAAAGTCAATCAAATTTATGTGAACCTTCCTGTAAAAGATGTACAGAAAACAAAAGAATTCTGGACCAAGGTAGGTTTTTCGATTAATGAACAATTCTCTGATGATAAAGCAACCTGTGTTGTGTTGAATGATACCATCTATGTGATGTTTCTGCAGGAGGATTATTTCATGACCTTCACCAATAAACCTGTTGCCAAAGAGAATACCAGTCAGGTTCTTGTAGCAGTAGGGCTGAACAGCCGTGAAGAAGTAGATAAAGTAGTGAATACCGCTGTAGACAATGGAGCGTGGCAGCATGAAGAACCTCAGGATTACGGATGGATGTATCAGAATTCTTTCTGGGATCTGGACGGGCACGGCTGGAATATCACTTTTGCCGATCTATCTCAAATGCCAACAGAATAA
- a CDS encoding Crp/Fnr family transcriptional regulator gives MTNKALETCYDFPFFFPEELAEIFQAHEKTSFQKGDFILEEGKTANEYYILENGLARSYVNDFNGNEVTTHFFVENEVIIEVLSMFQRVPSQENIVCITDCECWRLDYDTFQELFHKIPNLREWGRSWMSQELFAYKQRSVEMFTLSATRRYLNLLEQKSKVIQFAPLKQIASYLGVTDTSLSRIRKEIVSHPKKN, from the coding sequence ATGACCAATAAGGCTTTAGAAACCTGCTATGATTTTCCCTTCTTCTTCCCTGAAGAGCTTGCTGAAATATTTCAGGCTCATGAAAAAACATCTTTCCAGAAAGGTGATTTCATTCTTGAAGAAGGAAAAACAGCCAATGAATATTATATTCTTGAAAACGGATTGGCGCGTTCCTATGTTAATGATTTCAACGGAAATGAAGTAACCACTCATTTTTTCGTAGAGAATGAAGTGATTATTGAAGTTTTGTCAATGTTTCAGCGAGTTCCGTCTCAGGAAAATATCGTTTGTATTACAGATTGTGAATGCTGGAGGCTGGATTATGATACGTTTCAGGAATTGTTCCATAAAATCCCAAATCTCAGGGAATGGGGAAGATCATGGATGTCTCAGGAGCTTTTTGCCTACAAACAGCGGTCCGTAGAAATGTTCACGCTCTCAGCAACCAGAAGATACCTTAATCTGCTGGAACAAAAATCTAAAGTCATACAATTTGCGCCATTGAAGCAGATTGCTTCCTATCTGGGAGTTACAGACACCTCCTTAAGCCGTATTCGTAAAGAAATAGTTTCCCATCCTAAGAAAAATTAA
- a CDS encoding DUF763 domain-containing protein: MKRSGTADLPLHYGKVPSWLYERMSVLGLSIIEVILMDYGKDEVLRRLADPFWFQSFGAVMGMDWHSSGITTSVMGALKRSINPNSQSLGLYICGGKGKLSRETPSELIRIADKTGLNGTDLVRASKLSAKVDNTAIQDGYQLYLHNFILSDNGNWSVIQQGMHESDGTARRYHWHSENITSFVEQPHTGINGISRGKILNLTDTEAAENRKGILDISHTDSAEVMKDFARLILPAHHDVQASDVDLKRLGALLYVTREQQPQNFEDLLLLEGVGPRTMQSLALVSEVIHGAPSRFADPARFSFAHGGKDGHPFPVPVNTYDESISILRRGIEKSKLGNSDKLNSLNKLHQIVAEAEKDFTPDFDIQQVIEEERQNSWRFGGKTVFGDAQKPSTPKSIQLSLF; the protein is encoded by the coding sequence ATGAAACGTTCCGGAACAGCAGATTTACCTCTTCACTATGGCAAAGTACCGTCATGGCTGTATGAACGTATGTCTGTGCTGGGACTTTCCATTATTGAAGTCATTCTCATGGATTACGGTAAAGATGAGGTATTGCGTCGATTGGCAGATCCTTTCTGGTTTCAGAGTTTTGGAGCGGTAATGGGAATGGACTGGCATTCTTCAGGCATTACCACTTCTGTCATGGGAGCGCTGAAACGTTCCATTAATCCCAATTCGCAATCGCTGGGACTTTATATCTGTGGTGGAAAAGGAAAGCTTTCCAGAGAAACGCCTTCAGAGTTAATCAGAATTGCAGATAAAACCGGACTTAACGGAACAGATTTGGTAAGAGCCAGCAAACTTTCTGCGAAAGTAGATAATACGGCCATTCAGGATGGGTATCAGTTGTATTTGCACAATTTCATTCTTTCAGATAACGGAAACTGGAGTGTTATTCAGCAGGGAATGCATGAATCGGATGGAACAGCAAGACGATATCACTGGCATTCCGAAAACATCACTTCATTTGTAGAGCAGCCTCACACAGGAATCAACGGAATTTCAAGAGGAAAGATTCTTAACCTTACCGATACTGAAGCTGCAGAGAATAGAAAAGGAATTTTAGATATTTCCCATACCGATTCCGCAGAAGTGATGAAAGATTTTGCAAGATTGATTCTTCCTGCCCATCATGACGTTCAGGCTTCCGATGTGGATCTGAAACGCCTGGGAGCTCTTTTATATGTTACCCGGGAACAGCAGCCACAGAATTTTGAAGATTTGCTGCTGCTGGAAGGAGTAGGACCAAGAACCATGCAGTCATTGGCTTTGGTAAGTGAAGTAATTCATGGGGCACCGTCAAGATTTGCCGATCCGGCAAGGTTTTCCTTTGCTCATGGGGGTAAAGACGGACATCCTTTCCCTGTGCCTGTCAATACCTATGATGAAAGTATCAGCATTCTCAGAAGAGGAATAGAAAAGTCCAAACTGGGAAATTCTGATAAGCTAAACTCTTTAAATAAACTTCACCAGATCGTTGCCGAAGCAGAAAAGGACTTCACTCCGGATTTTGATATCCAGCAGGTCATTGAAGAAGAAAGACAAAACTCCTGGCGCTTTGGCGGAAAAACCGTATTTGGAGATGCTCAGAAACCCAGCACTCCAAAATCCATACAACTTTCTCTATTTTAA
- a CDS encoding FAD-dependent oxidoreductase gives MVLNHKKAAIIGAGPVGLTMAVLLQQKGVEVKVYERDVNAQTRVWGGTLDLHKESGQKAMKKAGLLDKYYEMALPMGIKVSDEHCNILFTKEITPENQYDNPEINRNHLREILLDSLADDTVIWDMNFTGMEENNGKWLLHFKDKPDVTANLVIGANGGMSRVRKYVTDTEVEETGTFIIQGDVPQPEKTCPEFFEWCDGKRPMAAFEGNLLVANPFNNGALTYGVIFKKPEEWKDGCTLDFQNTEQVRQFLAKRFSAWNELYQQLFLSTSFFVGLPTRKIPLDQPWKDNRSLPVTLIGDAAHLMPPFAGQGVNSGLMDALILSEYLIEGNYQSIEEAIDAYEQKMFIYAKEAQEESSKNELEMRDPGFSFTSLIQ, from the coding sequence ATGGTACTGAATCATAAAAAAGCAGCAATTATTGGCGCTGGGCCTGTAGGTTTAACCATGGCCGTTTTATTACAGCAAAAAGGTGTTGAAGTAAAAGTCTATGAAAGAGATGTCAATGCACAGACAAGAGTTTGGGGCGGCACATTGGATCTTCATAAAGAATCAGGACAGAAAGCTATGAAAAAGGCTGGATTGTTGGATAAATATTATGAGATGGCGCTGCCTATGGGAATCAAAGTTTCTGATGAACACTGCAATATACTTTTTACGAAAGAAATCACCCCTGAAAATCAATATGACAACCCGGAAATCAACAGAAATCATTTAAGAGAAATATTATTGGATAGTCTGGCAGATGATACGGTAATCTGGGATATGAACTTTACAGGAATGGAAGAAAATAACGGCAAATGGTTGCTTCACTTTAAAGACAAACCCGATGTAACTGCCAATCTTGTCATCGGTGCCAACGGTGGAATGTCCAGAGTAAGAAAATATGTGACAGATACGGAAGTGGAAGAAACCGGAACTTTTATTATCCAGGGAGATGTCCCTCAGCCTGAAAAAACTTGTCCTGAATTTTTCGAATGGTGTGACGGAAAAAGACCAATGGCTGCTTTTGAAGGCAATTTATTGGTAGCTAATCCTTTTAATAATGGAGCTTTGACTTATGGAGTCATATTCAAAAAGCCCGAAGAATGGAAAGATGGCTGTACCCTGGACTTTCAGAATACAGAACAGGTTCGTCAGTTTCTCGCCAAAAGATTCTCTGCATGGAATGAACTGTACCAGCAGTTATTCCTATCAACCTCCTTTTTTGTAGGGCTGCCAACAAGGAAGATCCCATTAGACCAACCCTGGAAAGACAACCGCTCTTTGCCTGTAACACTTATTGGTGATGCTGCTCATCTGATGCCGCCTTTTGCAGGACAGGGAGTAAATAGCGGGCTGATGGATGCTTTAATTTTATCAGAATATCTAATAGAAGGAAACTATCAAAGCATAGAGGAAGCTATTGATGCTTACGAACAAAAAATGTTTATCTACGCTAAAGAAGCACAGGAGGAATCCAGTAAAAATGAACTGGAAATGCGTGATCCCGGTTTTTCTTTTACAAGCCTTATCCAATAA
- a CDS encoding helix-turn-helix domain-containing protein produces the protein MFSNIHQEFAVPEELRDTIKCFWYNRRDYGEQQSGFTVMPDGYAEIIFHFGSGCSITHQGILQDLPSPFIMGLLNQPALFHAQNQLEIIGIRCFPWAVFDLLGLSSEKTENGVHTFEHPVVQLQTILNDLINQRKIEEAVSQVEQYFLKLHSQITIDSLLFKAGAAMRKNNGAIPVNQVANSAHTTVRTLERKFKQSSGHTVKDISGIMRFEQIRNRLWHAPEASIAALAQEFGYTDQSHLSREFKRYSGITPAALAREARKRKQILSNDFVAFVQA, from the coding sequence ATGTTTTCAAATATACATCAGGAGTTTGCAGTTCCGGAAGAACTTAGGGATACCATTAAATGTTTTTGGTATAACAGAAGAGACTATGGTGAACAACAGTCTGGATTTACGGTGATGCCGGATGGTTATGCCGAGATCATCTTTCATTTTGGAAGTGGATGCAGTATTACCCATCAGGGAATTTTACAGGATTTACCTTCTCCGTTCATTATGGGACTGCTCAATCAGCCTGCTCTTTTTCATGCTCAAAACCAACTGGAAATTATCGGGATCAGGTGTTTTCCATGGGCTGTTTTTGATTTGTTGGGACTGTCATCAGAAAAAACTGAAAACGGAGTCCATACATTTGAACATCCCGTTGTACAGCTTCAAACTATATTGAATGATCTCATCAATCAGAGGAAAATAGAGGAAGCTGTCTCTCAGGTAGAACAATATTTTCTGAAATTACATTCACAGATTACAATAGACAGTCTGCTCTTCAAAGCAGGTGCTGCCATGAGAAAAAATAATGGAGCGATCCCTGTCAATCAGGTGGCAAATTCAGCCCATACAACAGTCCGTACGCTGGAAAGAAAATTTAAGCAGTCTTCCGGTCATACCGTAAAGGATATATCCGGAATTATGCGTTTTGAACAGATAAGAAACCGTTTGTGGCACGCTCCGGAAGCTTCAATTGCTGCACTCGCACAGGAATTTGGATATACAGACCAATCACATTTAAGCAGAGAATTTAAACGGTACAGTGGTATAACACCTGCTGCTTTGGCACGGGAAGCCAGAAAAAGAAAACAAATCTTAAGCAATGATTTTGTCGCATTTGTACAAGCGTGA
- a CDS encoding glyoxalase superfamily protein — protein sequence MKAERIIPILRIFDYQKTKEFYVDWLGFVIVWEHYFDENTPVYMEVKRENIIFHLSEHHGDGTPGTRIAVWGEGVPEYHKELIDKKYKYNRPGLEKTFYGSVSFTVIDPFGNKITFEEEYDEAKHKDLKLYSHD from the coding sequence ATGAAAGCAGAACGTATTATTCCTATACTAAGAATCTTTGACTATCAGAAAACAAAAGAATTTTATGTAGACTGGCTGGGATTCGTGATCGTCTGGGAACATTATTTTGATGAAAATACTCCCGTTTATATGGAAGTGAAAAGAGAAAATATCATTTTCCATTTAAGTGAACATCACGGAGATGGAACGCCCGGAACAAGGATTGCGGTCTGGGGTGAAGGCGTTCCGGAATATCATAAAGAACTTATTGACAAAAAATATAAATATAACCGTCCCGGACTTGAAAAAACGTTTTACGGATCCGTATCGTTTACTGTAATTGACCCTTTTGGAAATAAAATTACCTTTGAAGAAGAATATGATGAAGCAAAACATAAAGATCTGAAACTGTATTCTCACGATTAA
- a CDS encoding VOC family protein codes for MVKRIVANIKTDDLSKANQFYQDILELDVLMDHGWIKTLGNDEEAKIQISFAEQGGNNTEVPDLSIEVDNVDEIYDKMKNAGFEITYHLTDEDWGVRRFFVKDPFQKMINILSHQ; via the coding sequence ATGGTAAAAAGAATTGTAGCCAATATCAAAACGGATGATCTTTCCAAAGCCAATCAGTTTTATCAGGATATTCTGGAACTGGATGTTCTGATGGATCATGGCTGGATTAAAACATTGGGAAACGATGAAGAAGCAAAAATTCAGATCAGTTTTGCCGAACAGGGAGGAAACAATACAGAAGTTCCCGATCTTTCCATTGAAGTAGATAATGTAGATGAAATCTATGACAAAATGAAAAATGCCGGTTTTGAAATTACTTATCATCTAACCGATGAAGACTGGGGAGTCCGCAGATTTTTCGTTAAAGATCCATTTCAGAAAATGATCAATATCTTGTCTCACCAATAA
- a CDS encoding alpha/beta hydrolase: MEQKDLTIILVHGAWGDGSHWQYVIPSLTKAGYKVRSVQNPLTSLQDDINKTKDLIDAQEGKVLLVGHSYGGAVISGAGHHDKVAGLVYIAAFAPDAGDSLGSLLGRRESPGGASIYPDNKGFLWIKYNEFKSAFCQDLDDEKALVMSLSQKPIHGQCFGDVAGEPAWKTRPSWYQISLQDRMIPAETEKEMAERLEPKKIISLDAGHASLASHPEEVTQLILEAAASI; encoded by the coding sequence ATGGAACAAAAAGATTTAACCATTATTTTGGTACACGGAGCATGGGGAGACGGATCACACTGGCAATACGTGATTCCTTCGTTGACAAAAGCAGGATATAAAGTAAGAAGTGTTCAGAACCCATTAACGTCGCTGCAGGATGATATTAATAAGACAAAAGACCTTATTGATGCCCAGGAAGGGAAAGTGCTTTTAGTTGGACATTCTTATGGAGGAGCCGTTATTTCAGGAGCCGGGCACCATGATAAAGTAGCCGGATTGGTTTATATTGCTGCTTTTGCACCTGATGCCGGAGATAGTTTGGGATCTCTGTTAGGAAGAAGAGAATCACCGGGTGGAGCAAGCATTTATCCTGATAACAAAGGTTTTTTATGGATTAAATACAATGAATTTAAATCTGCTTTCTGCCAGGATTTAGATGATGAAAAAGCACTGGTTATGTCATTATCGCAAAAACCTATTCATGGTCAGTGTTTTGGTGATGTTGCGGGCGAACCGGCATGGAAAACACGCCCAAGTTGGTATCAGATCTCATTGCAGGACCGTATGATCCCTGCAGAAACTGAAAAAGAAATGGCAGAGCGTCTTGAACCTAAAAAAATAATCTCTCTGGATGCAGGACATGCTTCATTGGCATCACATCCTGAAGAAGTTACCCAGTTGATTTTAGAAGCGGCAGCTTCCATTTAA
- a CDS encoding Crp/Fnr family transcriptional regulator, protein MMQDHYKKYGELFQVDSDHFKEFYALLHDTVLLKSDFFLKQGEKCKYLGFIKKGTIRSFYINDQGREINFGFYFENEFFTDYESILCDTVSNMNIQALENCEILLLSKDHLQNLYKKEAYWQQFGRMMSEKIYLDAKKRIDDLLCFSPENRYLNLVKKQPALFQKIAQKYIASYLGITEQSLSRIRSRIVN, encoded by the coding sequence ATGATGCAAGACCATTACAAGAAATACGGAGAACTTTTTCAGGTAGATTCAGATCATTTTAAAGAATTCTACGCTTTACTTCATGATACAGTACTTTTAAAATCTGACTTTTTTCTGAAGCAGGGAGAAAAATGCAAATATCTGGGCTTTATCAAAAAAGGAACCATCAGGTCTTTCTATATCAATGATCAGGGACGTGAAATCAATTTTGGATTCTATTTTGAAAATGAATTTTTTACCGATTATGAAAGCATACTTTGTGATACAGTCTCCAATATGAATATTCAGGCGCTGGAAAACTGTGAAATATTATTGTTGAGTAAAGATCATCTGCAGAATCTATATAAAAAAGAAGCCTATTGGCAGCAGTTTGGGAGAATGATGAGTGAAAAGATTTATCTGGATGCCAAGAAACGGATCGACGACCTGCTGTGTTTTTCCCCTGAAAACAGATACCTTAATCTTGTAAAAAAACAACCTGCTCTTTTTCAGAAAATCGCTCAGAAATATATTGCCAGTTACCTTGGTATAACAGAACAGTCACTCAGCCGTATAAGAAGCCGTATTGTAAATTAA
- the tpx gene encoding thiol peroxidase — MSTTITLKGNEVHTIGALPSVGTTVKDFALVDSGLAVKTLETFAGKKKVFNIFPSIDTPTCAASSRKFNEEASKLDNTVIINVSKDLPFALGRFCAAEGLNNVETLSDFRSSFGDDYEVTIADSPLKGLLSRAVIVTDENNKVVYTEQVPEIADEPNYDAALAALK; from the coding sequence ATGTCCACGACAATCACTTTAAAAGGAAACGAAGTACACACAATAGGAGCATTACCATCTGTAGGAACCACAGTAAAAGATTTTGCATTGGTAGATTCAGGGTTAGCGGTAAAAACGCTTGAAACTTTTGCAGGAAAGAAAAAAGTATTCAATATTTTCCCAAGTATTGATACGCCTACTTGTGCTGCTTCTTCAAGAAAATTCAATGAAGAGGCTTCAAAACTTGACAATACAGTAATCATCAATGTTTCAAAAGACCTTCCATTCGCTTTAGGAAGATTCTGTGCCGCTGAAGGGTTGAATAATGTTGAAACACTTTCAGATTTCAGAAGCAGCTTTGGAGATGATTATGAAGTGACAATCGCAGATTCTCCTTTGAAAGGGTTATTGAGTCGTGCCGTGATCGTTACAGACGAAAACAACAAAGTAGTATATACGGAACAGGTTCCGGAAATTGCTGACGAACCTAATTACGATGCAGCTCTTGCAGCATTGAAATAA
- a CDS encoding NADP-dependent isocitrate dehydrogenase yields the protein MSEKSKIYYTLTDEAPMLATHSFLPIVKAFTKSADIEISVPDISLSGRILANFPEFLKDDQKIGDALAELGQLATQPDANIIKLPNISASVPQLDAAIAELQGKGFAVPNYPAEPKNDDEKAIKAKYAKVLGSAVNPVLREGNSDRRAPKAVKNYAKANPHRMGDWASDSKTDVAHMNNGDFYGTETSTTLENATKYKIVFKGNDGSESVLKDFAGLQAGEVIDSSVMNLNALKAFVQEAIEEAKKKNVLLSAHLKATMMKISDPIIFGAIVETFFKEVFIKYAETFKSLDINPNNGLADLFDKIKGNAQEADIKADIEKALAAGPRVAMVNSDKGITNFHVPSDIIVDASMAALVRGGGKMWNKEGNEEDTVCIIPDRSYAGFYQSVIDDMKAHGKLDPTTMGSVPNVGLMAQKAEEYGSHDKTFQLTADGTVEVQDEAGNVLLSQKVEKDDIFRMCQTKDAPIQDWVKLAVNRSRLSDTPAIFWLDKGRAHDREIIKKVEKYLADHDTTGLDIRILDVKDAMTETLKRAREGKDTISVSGNVLRDYLTDLFPILELGTSAKMLSIVPLMNGGGLFETGAGGSAPKHVEQFLEEGYLRWDSLGEFLALQASLEHLAQTQGNTKSQVLADALDEANAKFLATDKSPARKVGQIDNRGSHFYLAMYWAEALANQTADAELAAKFAPVAQVMQENEEVINAELIGAQGKPQNIEGYYKTDTYKTYAAMRPSTVLNEIIDGI from the coding sequence ATGTCAGAAAAATCAAAAATCTATTACACACTTACTGATGAAGCTCCAATGCTTGCTACTCACTCGTTTTTACCCATTGTAAAAGCTTTCACAAAATCAGCAGATATCGAAATCTCGGTTCCGGATATTTCTTTGTCAGGAAGAATTCTTGCCAACTTCCCTGAGTTTTTAAAAGACGACCAGAAAATAGGTGATGCTTTGGCTGAACTAGGCCAACTGGCAACTCAACCTGACGCTAATATCATTAAGCTACCTAACATTTCTGCTTCTGTACCTCAACTGGATGCAGCAATCGCTGAACTACAAGGTAAAGGTTTCGCCGTTCCAAACTATCCTGCAGAACCTAAAAATGATGATGAAAAAGCAATCAAAGCTAAATATGCTAAAGTATTAGGAAGTGCTGTAAACCCCGTATTAAGAGAAGGAAACTCTGACAGACGTGCTCCAAAAGCTGTTAAAAACTATGCAAAAGCAAACCCTCACAGAATGGGTGACTGGGCATCTGACAGCAAAACTGACGTAGCTCACATGAACAATGGTGATTTCTACGGTACAGAAACTTCTACAACATTAGAAAACGCTACAAAATACAAAATCGTATTCAAAGGAAACGACGGTTCTGAGTCTGTATTAAAAGATTTTGCAGGTCTTCAGGCTGGTGAAGTAATTGATTCTTCTGTAATGAACTTAAATGCATTAAAGGCATTTGTTCAGGAAGCGATTGAGGAAGCTAAGAAAAAAAATGTACTTCTTTCTGCCCACCTTAAAGCTACGATGATGAAAATCTCTGATCCTATCATTTTCGGGGCTATCGTTGAGACGTTCTTCAAAGAAGTATTTATTAAATATGCTGAGACTTTCAAGTCTTTAGACATCAATCCAAATAACGGTCTTGCTGATCTTTTTGATAAAATCAAAGGAAATGCTCAGGAAGCTGATATCAAAGCTGATATTGAAAAAGCTCTTGCTGCAGGACCTAGAGTGGCAATGGTAAATTCTGACAAAGGAATTACGAATTTCCACGTACCTTCTGATATCATTGTTGATGCCTCTATGGCTGCTCTTGTAAGAGGCGGAGGTAAAATGTGGAACAAAGAAGGAAACGAAGAAGATACAGTGTGTATCATTCCGGACCGTTCTTACGCTGGTTTCTATCAGTCTGTAATTGACGATATGAAAGCGCACGGAAAATTAGACCCTACAACAATGGGATCTGTTCCAAACGTAGGTTTAATGGCTCAAAAAGCTGAAGAATATGGTTCTCACGATAAAACTTTCCAATTAACTGCTGACGGAACTGTAGAAGTTCAGGATGAAGCTGGAAACGTTCTTCTTTCTCAAAAAGTAGAAAAAGATGATATCTTCAGAATGTGTCAGACAAAAGATGCTCCTATCCAGGACTGGGTAAAATTAGCGGTAAACAGATCAAGATTATCTGATACTCCGGCTATCTTCTGGTTAGACAAAGGAAGAGCTCACGATAGAGAAATCATCAAAAAAGTAGAGAAATATCTTGCTGATCATGATACAACAGGTCTTGACATCAGAATTCTTGATGTAAAAGATGCCATGACTGAAACGCTGAAGAGAGCAAGAGAAGGTAAAGACACTATTTCTGTTTCCGGAAACGTATTAAGAGATTATTTAACTGACCTTTTCCCTATCCTTGAGCTTGGTACTTCTGCAAAAATGCTTTCTATCGTTCCATTGATGAACGGTGGTGGTTTATTTGAAACAGGCGCCGGAGGTTCTGCTCCGAAACACGTTGAGCAATTCTTAGAAGAAGGATACTTAAGATGGGATTCTCTAGGTGAATTCTTAGCACTTCAGGCTTCTTTAGAGCACCTGGCACAAACTCAGGGAAATACAAAATCTCAGGTTTTAGCTGATGCATTGGATGAAGCTAATGCTAAGTTCTTAGCTACAGATAAATCTCCTGCAAGAAAAGTAGGTCAGATCGACAACAGAGGTTCTCACTTCTATTTAGCAATGTACTGGGCTGAAGCGTTGGCTAACCAGACTGCTGATGCTGAATTGGCAGCTAAGTTTGCTCCTGTTGCACAGGTAATGCAGGAAAACGAAGAGGTAATCAATGCAGAATTAATAGGTGCTCAGGGTAAACCTCAGAACATTGAAGGATACTACAAAACTGATACGTATAAAACATATGCAGCAATGAGACCTAGTACAGTTTTAAATGAAATTATTGACGGAATCTAA
- a CDS encoding winged helix-turn-helix transcriptional regulator: protein MERDQTEELRALQDTLYFIGGKWRIPVINSLCNGNRRFREIERSIPGITTRMLSKELKDMEMNKLLKRTVYPETPVLIEYEPTAYCRTFGNIIQEMINWGREHRRVIVEDR from the coding sequence ATGGAAAGAGATCAGACAGAAGAACTTAGAGCTTTACAGGATACCCTTTATTTTATCGGAGGGAAATGGCGAATTCCTGTGATCAATTCACTTTGTAACGGGAACAGACGTTTCAGGGAAATTGAAAGGAGTATTCCCGGAATTACCACCAGAATGCTTTCAAAAGAACTGAAAGATATGGAAATGAATAAACTGTTAAAACGTACCGTTTACCCGGAAACTCCCGTTTTAATAGAATATGAACCCACAGCATACTGCAGAACCTTTGGAAATATCATCCAGGAAATGATCAATTGGGGCAGAGAGCATAGGAGAGTGATTGTGGAGGATAGGTAG
- a CDS encoding SDR family oxidoreductase, which translates to MKKLSNKLAIVTGGNSGIGFAAAKELISEGATVIITGRRKEAVEKAAQELGAIPFIADQANLNDIDLLKEEVEKQFGKIDILFINAGITGSLTPIENMDVENFDQVMNINFRGAYFTLSKFIPLLNDGASVIFLSSIVASTYKPNSSAYQASKAALNSIAKTAAAELAPRKIRVNMISPGPIKTEIMSKAGLDEETLKNIQNHLIDQIPLKKMGAAEEVAKLVTYLSDDQISSYVTGTEIVIDGGITL; encoded by the coding sequence ATGAAAAAATTAAGCAATAAACTGGCTATCGTAACAGGAGGAAACAGCGGAATAGGATTCGCTGCCGCAAAAGAACTTATTTCAGAAGGAGCAACGGTTATTATCACAGGAAGACGAAAGGAAGCTGTAGAAAAAGCCGCTCAGGAACTTGGAGCCATCCCTTTCATCGCAGATCAGGCAAACCTTAATGATATTGATCTTTTAAAGGAAGAAGTAGAGAAACAGTTCGGGAAAATAGATATCCTGTTTATTAACGCAGGAATTACAGGAAGCCTGACTCCAATTGAGAATATGGATGTCGAAAATTTTGATCAGGTGATGAACATCAATTTCAGGGGTGCATATTTTACATTAAGCAAATTCATTCCTTTATTGAATGACGGCGCTTCTGTCATATTTTTATCATCTATTGTGGCTTCTACTTATAAACCCAACAGTTCAGCGTATCAGGCAAGTAAAGCCGCATTGAACTCGATTGCAAAAACGGCAGCGGCAGAATTAGCTCCAAGAAAAATCAGGGTGAATATGATAAGCCCCGGTCCTATAAAAACCGAGATTATGAGCAAAGCCGGTCTTGATGAAGAAACTTTAAAAAATATTCAAAATCATCTCATAGACCAGATTCCATTGAAGAAAATGGGAGCCGCTGAAGAAGTTGCCAAACTGGTTACCTATTTGTCAGATGATCAGATTTCAAGTTACGTCACCGGAACCGAAATTGTGATAGACGGCGGTATTACTTTATAA